A genomic region of Runella rosea contains the following coding sequences:
- a CDS encoding glucosamine-6-phosphate deaminase, whose product MSHLHETTIDNLHVKLFKTRQELGQNAGEMAAAKIRELLQSQEVVNIIFAAAPSQNEFLDALAQQPEIDWQRVNAFHMDEYIGLSEDAPQRFGNFLKGRFFDKVPLRSVFYINGNVSDPKAECLRYEALLNEYPTDIVCMGIGENCHIAFNDPHIAFFNDPVLVKKVDLDLTSRHQQVHDGCFASLELVPEYALTLTIPALVKAPTVFCMVPAAHKAEAIYHTLVDEITETYPSTILRKHPNATLFIDQDSASQWMKEASFASK is encoded by the coding sequence ATGTCCCATCTGCACGAAACAACAATAGACAACCTACACGTCAAATTATTCAAAACCCGTCAGGAATTAGGCCAAAACGCCGGTGAAATGGCCGCGGCAAAAATCAGAGAATTGCTGCAAAGCCAAGAAGTTGTTAACATCATTTTCGCCGCCGCACCCTCGCAAAATGAATTTTTGGATGCCTTGGCCCAACAGCCTGAAATAGATTGGCAACGCGTCAATGCCTTTCACATGGACGAATACATCGGCCTGTCGGAGGATGCCCCGCAGCGATTTGGCAACTTTTTGAAAGGTCGTTTTTTTGATAAAGTACCGCTTCGCTCCGTGTTTTATATCAACGGCAACGTCAGCGACCCTAAGGCGGAATGTTTACGCTATGAAGCTTTACTAAATGAATACCCGACCGACATCGTCTGCATGGGCATTGGCGAAAACTGCCACATTGCCTTCAACGATCCGCATATCGCATTCTTCAATGACCCCGTTTTGGTTAAAAAAGTAGATTTGGATTTAACGAGTCGCCATCAACAAGTCCACGACGGTTGCTTTGCCTCCTTAGAACTTGTTCCCGAATATGCCCTAACGCTTACAATTCCGGCGTTGGTCAAAGCACCGACGGTATTTTGCATGGTACCCGCTGCCCACAAGGCTGAGGCTATTTATCACACATTGGTGGATGAAATCACTGAAACTTACCCCTCCACAATCTTACGAAAACACCCCAACGCAACGTTGTTTATTGACCAAGACAGCGCCAGCCAATGGATGAAAGAAGCGTCATTTGCAAGTAAATAA
- the nagA gene encoding N-acetylglucosamine-6-phosphate deacetylase — translation MRQKLTNGIILTPFRAITGGTVVIENGQISGVHEGNMEVPDATEIDAKGQYIAPGFIDIHVHGGGGFDFMDGTEEAFLKIAELHAQYGTTSLVPTTLTAEKEDLLQTLDVYEKATRQNTKGANLLGIHLEGPYFALSQRGAQDPRYIRNPDPTEYEEILSHSSSIVRWSAAPELEGAIAFGQRLRQKGILAAIAHTDAFYDDVLAAYENGYSLVTHLYSAMSGVTRKNAFRYAGVIESAFLLDLDVEIIGDGIHLPAPLLKLIYKIKGADRTALITDAMRGAGMPEGESTLGSLKNGLKVIIEDGVAKMPDRTSFAGSVATFDRLVRNMVNMADVSLLEAVRMASTTPARIMGVDDRKGSLAKGKDADIVIFDKDINVSLTMVEGKIVYDKS, via the coding sequence ATGCGACAAAAACTCACAAACGGCATCATACTTACCCCCTTCCGAGCCATCACAGGCGGAACGGTAGTCATTGAAAATGGTCAGATTTCAGGCGTTCACGAAGGGAATATGGAAGTGCCTGATGCCACCGAAATAGATGCAAAAGGCCAATACATAGCACCGGGTTTTATTGACATTCACGTACACGGCGGCGGCGGTTTTGATTTCATGGACGGAACCGAAGAAGCTTTTCTGAAAATAGCAGAACTTCATGCGCAATACGGCACCACTTCATTGGTTCCTACAACGTTGACGGCTGAAAAGGAAGATTTACTGCAAACGTTGGATGTGTATGAAAAAGCAACTCGACAAAACACAAAAGGCGCAAATCTCCTCGGAATCCATTTAGAAGGTCCTTATTTTGCGCTGAGCCAACGGGGAGCGCAGGACCCGCGCTATATCCGCAATCCTGACCCGACTGAGTACGAAGAGATTCTCAGTCATTCGTCGTCCATTGTACGGTGGAGTGCAGCGCCCGAGTTGGAAGGCGCGATTGCGTTCGGACAACGTTTGCGTCAAAAAGGCATCTTAGCAGCCATCGCTCATACCGACGCGTTTTATGACGATGTGTTGGCGGCATACGAAAACGGCTATTCACTCGTAACGCACTTGTATTCAGCCATGTCGGGTGTGACGCGCAAAAATGCGTTTCGATACGCGGGCGTGATTGAAAGTGCGTTTTTGTTGGATTTAGACGTTGAAATCATCGGTGACGGCATTCATTTACCCGCGCCTCTGCTCAAACTCATTTATAAAATCAAGGGAGCCGACCGCACCGCCCTCATCACCGATGCCATGCGCGGTGCCGGAATGCCCGAAGGCGAAAGCACATTAGGTTCATTGAAAAACGGTCTCAAAGTCATCATCGAAGACGGCGTAGCCAAAATGCCCGACCGCACCTCTTTTGCCGGCAGCGTAGCTACATTCGACCGATTGGTCCGAAACATGGTCAACATGGCCGACGTATCGCTGTTGGAAGCCGTGCGCATGGCAAGTACCACCCCCGCCCGGATCATGGGCGTTGACGACCGAAAAGGCTCCCTCGCCAAAGGGAAAGATGCTGATATTGTGATTTTTGATAAAGATATTAATGTTTCTTTGACAATGGTTGAAGGAAAAATAGTTTATGATAAAAGTTAA